The sequence below is a genomic window from Cicer arietinum cultivar CDC Frontier isolate Library 1 chromosome 6, Cicar.CDCFrontier_v2.0, whole genome shotgun sequence.
ATGAGCTTATTTAATAGAGACCTTTGTTAATAGATGAAGACCATTAACAAAGAGCGTGTGAGAAATTTGTGATCCCGATCTATTGCACACATAAGTTTCCAATAGTTAACTTCTACATGAGCGATAATATGAGACCTACTCCATACAATTTACAAAAAGATAacgagaaaagaaaaattatcaatGATCAAATATGAATGATCAATATGACTGACTGAGTGAGGACGAAACAATTcccaaaaatatttcaatttaggTTAAATAATATAATCTAAACGAAGTTTAAGTCTATTCATAATCACCAtggtaataattttataaataacaatTCCTAAAGCAATATGGTGAGATTGAATTGTTTTAGCAATATCTTTAATTTCCAAAGACTCATGAAAAAACAATTCCATCCTTCTCGAGCTGTGcataaaaacatatatttatttatattataaaatagaataaatacattagataatttaaataataaatatacataatgtatatttttcatttattaattaatgtaatacaTAAAATTCAACTATAAAAGATTGTTAAATCCAAATACCCACATTCACAAATCTTTTGGATGAAATCAAATTAATGATTGAAAACTTctcttataaattaatatactaaAACTTTTTCCTTCAATGTCAAGCTCTTCAATCAACTGGGTGGTTAAATTAAACCGAACTATATCACCATCTTCTTtctgaaaaaataaatcacCTTTCTTCCCTGCTCCAATAGAAAGTCTAATATCAGACAACGTCCCAATAGTAAAAAGGTTAATCCATGATTCTTTTGCTCCAATTTCTCCCAAAATAGATATGTTAAAAGTAGTCTTATCTAAAGGCCCTGAGATCAAAGCAATAGACCCATTTAACACCGTTAAGGATATTGTTATATAAggaacatcaaaatcatcatcCACATCTGGAAGTATTTCTACAGGTATAGGTGTTGTGATAATCTCCTCGGTGACCAAGTCAAACGATGCTATGTCTCTTCCGACATGCGAAAAATACCACCAATGACACATTCCGTTCATGTACAATCGTTGACAAGTCTCATTATAAAATGCTGATATAAAACCGACATCTTTGTCAATTTTTCTCCAACAGTTACTTTTAAGGTTATATATTCGGTACTCGCAACTAAATTCTGGGTAATCTACAAACTCATATTGAAGACAAAATTCTACATTCGTAATCAACTTAAAATCATTTCTAACTTGGTCATAACCAAATCCAAGTGGAATATTCCGTTCTGTAATATAAGGTGAATCAAACTCACGAGGGAGTTGAGGGATGATCTTGAATTCCTCTGTTGTTGGATTCCATAGTACATATCTTAGATCATAACTGTAGAGGCAAAGAATTCCGGTAATGCTACCAGAATCCAAAACCCTAAAAGAAGGGTGCTCCTCTTTAAACGGATTTGGAAGATCTATGATTACATCCTCAAAATTATCTCCAAAATTATCTCCAGAAAATGAACACAAATCTCTATTAGTAAGCTGTAGGAGAAGAGATGTATCATCGTAGTACGAATGATCATAAGAGATTAAATTGTTGCGAAAGATGCTCATGAAATGATGGTTTTCAAATAAGAGAGTCCATGATTTACGTACGCATTCAAACCGCTTTAAAGATTTTAGAGGCAATTTTGATAGAATATGAAATGCAAGATCATCAGATATGTACTTTCTAACTTCTTTTGTCACACACGCATCTTTTTCCATCTCTACCAGTTAGGAGTTCCTAATTCAAAGATGATGGGAATGGTTTGAAGTCACTTGTTGCTACACTCAATTAGCAAGGGACAATGAGCAAGGAGCCTGCACAATCTTCTGCAAACAGATAGAAGCTCAACTGTATAAATAGCTATCATCAAAACAGATTGTAAATTTCTAAAAAGATAAATCAATACAAATTAGTTCTTGGATTCTGTCACTTTCTTCTTCGTGCATTCAACATTTCTCTCTTTCTCATCTACCTAAAGTTCAAATGTTCACATAATAAAAGAGCACAGTAACAATATATCAACAAAAGAACAATTACAGGACAGCACAAATACAACCCAAATTACAAAACTAGGGTTTAAAATTGCACCTTATGGGAGTTGGGAATTGCAGCGAGAATAATCCGAAGAATAAGACTATTTTGGTGTATcgaaacaaatattatataataacaaaattgatggtgttgcatttttatttttatttttgaaatgaccaaagttaataatgaattattatgttaatatattttctcCACACACATTTAAACCCAAGACTTCCAATTATTTAACTCTTAATTCAAACCACCGACCAACAACTTGTTTGTTttgcattaaaaaaaagattgtcaaacaaaatatgaattCGATTTGAAGAACTTACAACCGTAGATTACAAATGATAAAAATAGAGAATTGCTCAAACATGTAACTGTTGTACGTATTTCAATATAAACTAGAAATCAGGTCAGTGCTATGAGCCTGtgatcaaaattttattatgtttgtttTGGCCTGTATTGGCATTTCTTGGGCTAAGGTTTGGTCTtcatttacatttaaaaaacttTGGACTAACAAAACTAACTAACAAAGGAGCACGATTCAAACTAACagaattccaaatcaaaactaactaacaaaaatcaacacTAATTAACAAAAATCAACACTAACTAACAACAATCAgcaataacaaaatagaaatcgAACCTTTTGAACAAAGCAGCAACGCGATCTGGAGACAGATAAGATTGCGGCGAACAGTGAGCGACGAACGGCCACAGAGGCAGTCAGGCAGACAGATAAGATTACTAATCTTAATACGTTCCAACAAAGCTCCGCTCTTGTCTATATGgataacataaattatttagtAAGACATAAATGATTTTCttcaataacaaaatatttaatcaaatacaCGTGATGATTTTAGTtgtaaatttatcaatatatttcatttaatcaAGTGAACcagaaaattgaatttaagaatatatttctcaaaaccctaagaaaatttaaaatcagcTTCAATTTAAATCTCTGACtctaaacaaacacaaaatcaagtaaAGCAGAAAATCGAATTGAAACGTATTAAGATTAATATCACAAGCTAACGAGAAAGTAGCATTAGTGATAGAATCAAATACCTCAATAAATTGAAACTGAAATCAGCTTAAAAAGCTGAGAAAGATTTGAGGAATGAGAAAAGAATTCCCGCAGCGAGGGAGAAAGAAGAAGCGATGCCTCAAGCTGCTGAGAACTTGAGATTTTGAGTTTAGGGTTATCAAGGTATTGTTGATTTGCATATAGATTTGAGTTTATTGGCCCTCTTTTATTAACATTATACGACcgtcataaaatattattttctaacttAGTTGACTAACTTAGTTGATAAGTCTCCTTTAAAAGCTTAATTGAGAAGTAATTGTAAAAgactttttaacaaaaaatatattattcggatggtttttaatatatttggtcAAAGATTCCTTTAATTAAATCAAGTGGAAACTAAATTAAGAACtaacattaattatttgaattctcgatttttatatctattttaattaccattttaagtaataatttattttcaatttatttttaatgaataataaatgttttagataataatttttagagatttgaatataataaaataaatttattttttaaaaataactcttGAAAAGTTACTTAAAAGAATTGGTTATTTCAAGGTACTTTGtagattttttgaaattttatttccaaaaaaatttgtattaaaaatgtgaaatacttaaaattagttttttaatgAGAAGTTACTCTAATAAATGTACTTGTAATCTATCTACATGTCACCGCCATTCTTATTTTCGTACCtcaaataatgttttttatttaatcatcaaTATAATAATGcttttctttattaatttaattaattaataaaagaaaaatattgttgtGTTGATGATACAACAACATAGTAGCATATGCCATCAAGAAAGTATGTAGTCTTGTGGTTTTTGAGGCAAAATTCCTTATGAAGTTTCAATATTAGAAACTTTAATTAGATGACTAAGAGAATCCGATATATCTTGTTataaatgtgtgttttttaGTGTCctcattaaaacaaaaaatttatacaagATTAAGCACAAAAGAATAATGTGGAATTCAAGAGACAATCTCACAAAAGACTACAAAATATTTAACACTGGAAGTTCACAATGTTCTCTCTTGAACACAAGACAATATCCTCACActtaaagaaataaatcaaatgAGCAAGGTCACTGAATAAGTAAAAGAATCACACTTATACTTAAGAAGAagaatattcaatatttttacaaGATCATTTAAGTCAAAGAAGAATATTCACTTCGATAAGCTATAGAACTCATAtgatatgaaaaataaagtaTCAAAGAAATAAATGAGAAACTGAAGTTCAAGAAGATCCAAACAATCCACCTTGAATAAATTCAAATTGCAATTTTATGAACATCAGAAAGTTGTAAGATTAGAaggtttttataaaaagtagAATAGTACGAAAGTAACCGAAAGGTTGGTAACATCACCCAAGAGCTTAAACTAAGAGATAACTAACTTATCACAAAAGTTtgattaaaaattcatttaacaCACTCATGATCGATCATCATATAAATACAAATCTAAAGTATATAAACAAGCTAGTCATTCTCATGAGCTACACCACCTTAGATGGAAGGCTTGTTCGATATTTGGCGCGTGTTAGTGTTTGACACCAACACGACACCAATATATATAGTTACATTCAAtcagttatatttttattaattattatatttgacatCATGTTAGTGTCAATATTGTGTCTAGGTTCTTTGTCAGTCGTATAGAGTTATATTTGCAGAATAAGTTTTCTTCTATCAATATTGctatttgtatttgtattgaATTTCGTCAAGCATTCTAGTTGATATTTCTTTTTGGAAAAATATCTAATGTGTTTATCTTCCCTTTTTGTCGATTACTATTTGGGGACAGAGTTCCTGAGATTAGACTCTCTTGATGTTGAAATAGCTATGGCATCAACAGGATGCTATTATGTGTTTTTCACTAAAAGTTCGATCGCAATTCCATTTCATCTTTACCAGGTATTTCTATAGTGCATTGCTTAATTGATTTGGTGTTGATGcaataaatttttgttcttagtgAATGTAGTTCATAAAATAAGCAGAATaatggattaagaatttttGCTTAAGGTCTTTATACATTTTGGTGGTACCAGGGTGAACACTCAACTTGATTTTATGGGCCTAATCCAAGATAATCTTCCTTAATTATGTATTGTCGGGTATACAAACACGTCCATTACATATAAGGGGCCTTGCCGACCTCGATTAACTTCCTATTCTCTTGAGTCAACATGTTTGTAACTTGGAGAACTTTAATCTCATTCATCAACTCACTATCTATAATGATCATTCCACATTGCACTTTCCCCAATGAGGAGTCCAAATTAAGATCCAAGTCACAAAACTTCTCAAACAACTCCAACCCTTTCATTGTTACAACGAGAGATGAAATCGCTTCCTGCTTAGGGCATTAGCCACCATGTTGGCCTTCCATGGATGGCAAAACAACAAGAACTCATAATCTGTAATGAACTTCATCCATCTCTTTTGTCTAATGTTAAGTTCCTTTTGATCAAACAAGTATTTCAAACTCTTATGGTCGCTAAATACATCAAAACTACACCCATATAGATAATGTCTCCAAATTTTCAATGTGAATACAATTGCAGCTTACTCCAAGTCATGAGTGGGATAATTAATTTCATGCACCATCAATTTCCTAGAGGCATACGTCACTACTCGTTTGTTCTACATTAGCACACAACCCAAACCCTGATAGGaaacatcacaataaacttcgtAAGGTTCTTCTGGTTGAGGCAACACTAACATTGGGGATGTAGTTGACTTCTCCTTCATCAGTTGGAAACTTTTCTCACACACCTCAGTCCACACATAAATCTGGTTCTTCTTCGTAAGGTGTGTCAATGGAGCAGAAATTTTGGCAAATCCCTCAATAAATCTCCTATAGTACCCGACCAAACCCAGGAAACATCTAATTTATGTGACTGTCTACGATTGTTTCCATGCCATCACGACTTCTAACTTGGATGGGTCGACAACATTCCCTTTCTTAGAAATTACATTTCCCAAGAACTTCACTTCTTCAAACCAAAATTCACATTTTCCTAGATTGACATATAGTTGTTACTTCTTAAGTACTTGTAGAGCTTGGCGCAAATGTTCCTCGTGTTCTTCTTGGCTCATAGAATAGATCAAGATGTCATCAATAAAGATCTCCATAAACTTGTACAAGAATGGACAGAAGATATGGTTCATATAATCCATGAAGATAATTGGCGCATTGGTCACTTCGAAATGCATCCCCATGGTGACACACTAAACTGAATGAGTTTATTAGACATAAGGTCTTCAAATTTGTTCTTTAGTTCTGATAGCTCTAAAGGGGCCATTCTGTAAGGAGCGATAGAGATGGGTCCAGTACCTGGAATAACATCGATAGAAAATTCGACGTTGCGGACTAGGGGTAGTCCTGGTACGTTTTGTGGGAAAACTTTAGAGAAATCCTTTACCACTAGGATCTCATCGACAACAACCTCTGGATTCATACTGATGGAGTTgagaaacatatatttttgaactCCTTCCTACAGAGAAAACTTCAATCTATTTGCCGAAAAGAACTTTGAAATAT
It includes:
- the LOC101494608 gene encoding F-box/kelch-repeat protein At3g06240-like, translated to MEKDACVTKEVRKYISDDLAFHILSKLPLKSLKRFECVRKSWTLLFENHHFMSIFRNNLISYDHSYYDDTSLLLQLTNRDLCSFSGDNFGDNFEDVIIDLPNPFKEEHPSFRVLDSGSITGILCLYSYDLRYVLWNPTTEEFKIIPQLPREFDSPYITERNIPLGFGYDQVRNDFKLITNVEFCLQYEFVDYPEFSCEYRIYNLKSNCWRKIDKDVGFISAFYNETCQRLYMNGMCHWWYFSHVGRDIASFDLVTEEIITTPIPVEILPDVDDDFDVPYITISLTVLNGSIALISGPLDKTTFNISILGEIGAKESWINLFTIGTLSDIRLSIGAGKKGDLFFQKEDGDIVRFNLTTQLIEELDIEGKSFSILIYKRSFQSLI